The Corynebacterium felinum DNA segment CTGCCCTGGGCAGATTATCGCGACTACACCATGGTGCTTAATCAGCTTGGGCTTGCAGGAGGCGTGCTCGCAGCACTGTTGGCTGCATGGCGTTTTAGCTCCCATGGTTCGCAGACTATGCTCATGGCACCTACTGGGCTGCAGAGCGTAACAGTCCGATACATCTACATCGCGATTGCAAGCGTATTCAGCATTCTTATTCCTCTCGTCATAGGAGCAGCTGTTTTATTCATCCCCCTGATTGGCAGCAATTCGTGGGATTTTCGCTTTGTGTTCTCCCCATTACTCTCCGCGATTGCTTTCGTTATTGGCAGTACCGCAGTCGGTATTGTCGTTGCCACCGCAGCCCGAGCTATACCGGTAATTGTTCGTGTTGTTCTTGCTGGCGGGATCTGCCTTTTGTTTGGTATGTACTCCGCATCATTCCCCTTCTTATGGGCAGTGGGGGTGCTGCGTGAACCAGAGGCGGTTTTTTCTGCTGCCCAACTGCAGTGGTTGGGTATCACATTCGTATTATCTGTGGTGGCATTTGTGGGTGCGTGTGTTTTTGCAGGCACCAAGGCTGACCCTTATACACGGTTTTCTTTTCTCGCGTACCTCCCCTTTGGAGCGGGGATTGTTGGCGTGGTATTGGGTGTGGCAACAGGTTCATTACCAGTTTATTCACCACAAGTTCTTTGTGAGAGTACTAGTGACCCCAAGATTAATATTTGCGTGAGTACCGCTAAGCAGCCAGCTCTTGGGCTCAGTATTGATAGTGTTAACACCGCGTTAAAAGTCGTGGGTAACACTACGGGACAGCCTGTGGTGTATACCCCCTTTTATGGAAGCACTGAAGGGTTGGGACAAGAAATTAACTATCAACCGCAGGGACATAGCACCAATATGGGGCAAGTCATTATCGAATCAGTGGTGAGCACTGCCCACTGTGATGGCAACAATCGACCTGAATCCGCGCATATAAATAGCGTCATACTCTCACGCCTAATGGCTGAAGCTGGGCTGACCTTCAACTTGGGAGTTGTTCGAGATAGTTCAGGTCGGATTGTGAAAGACGCCAATACTGAGGGTGAAAGCATTAACCTCGGGGATCCTCTTGCTCACACTCCCCTTGAAGTTATTAAGGAAGTAATAGCCGCGCACCCCCAAGAGATTGCCGAGTGTACGGCCAAGTGGGAATGGTTCGGTGTGAATCCATGATCAGAGCACTCATCCCTGCACCGTGGCTGACTATTGGTGCTTTGGCGCTCAGTGGTGCTGGTGTTTTAGGCATTTTCGGTGGTTACGCATTCACTGTTTCTGGACTTCATGGTGACAGCTATTTTAGCTACACAGAGTGGTGTATGTATTTGTGTACCATTGCGGCAATTGGGGCCTGCGTCCCTAGCCTGAGGGCGGTTGATTTGGGGTGCCGACGTGCACGTTTGGCAACCTTGATGCACGGGGTTCTTGCTGCGTTGTTGTCCATTGGTGCAGCAGGTGTTGGTGTTTATGTTATTAATCTGCGACGTGCTGCCCGCGCGGCGCAATATATAACATCAGCGCCACCACCAGGTTCTGAACATATTATTGTTGGCACGATCACCACTGCGGGTGTGGCATTAGCGTTGATTGCGCTGTTGGGTGCTGGCTTGGGCACTGCCGCAAGCGTGGTGGTAGTTGTCGTGTTTGCTTCGGTGAATATTCTGGTCTCAGAAGAGTTTCCTTTGCCTGTGCCGTCGTTTGCTTATCAGGGGACGTGGTGGCAGCCGGTGAGTGTAGCGGAATCTATCATCATATTTCTCATCGGTTGTGTGGTGTGGGGCGTGTTTGGGGGCGCAAGGAAAGTAAGCGATATCGACCAAGATTAGAAAGTGCCGGCGCGTATCTTCGCGCATCCGGCACGACTCCTTCACCCCTATTCGTTCACTAACGTGGGCAATACAAATGGCGTGGTGCGGAGAATCGGTGGCGCGGTACAGCTTACTTTCGACGCCGACTTTTTCGATGAACTAAAGTAAGAAACAGTGTATCGCCCATGACCAATGGAGGAATTTCCTAAAACCATGTTCTATCTCATCTCAGCATTCGTTGCCCTTGCCGGGATCATCATGGTGGTGATGGGGCTGAAAAACTCACGCACACCACGCATCTCCTCCCTATTCACCATCGGTGGCGTGCTCTTACTTATTGAAGCAGCAATCGTGGCATGGATGATCACAATCGATGCCACCCTCCAGAACATCACCTTCGTTATCCTCGGGATGACCATCATCGTTGTCGCCCACGCCTTCATTCAGGCATACCGCGCTACACGCAACTAACATTTAAACAACCACAGCCCCCACAACAACAAGGCAAAACGCCAGCTTAAAGCCATGTTATGGGGGTTTTGTACTGTGGGGGCTATGACAAAAACACACCAGATCACTACAGCACAAACCCCTGAACTAACCGCAGCAGGGCTCGTATACTGCGAAGATGGCCTCATCCGCCCCACCTGGGCAGCCACCGACAGCCTTTTAAAGGACTACTACGACCATGAATGGGGCAAACCAGTCACCGATGAGCACGGTGTATTCGAACGGCTGTGTCTCGAAGGCATGCAAGCAGGACTGAGCTGGAAAACCATCTTGAACAAAAGAGAAGCATTCCGGGACGCATTCTGCCACTTCGACCCCGAAAAAATCGCCGCATTTGGGGAAGCAGAACTCAACGCACTCATGGACAATCGCGAAATTCTGCGCAACCGGCGCAAACTCACAGCCATCATCACTAATGCGCGCGCAACACTAGCGCTACGCGGAAGCGAACACAAAAACCTGAACACCCACATCTGGTCCTTTGCGCCCACAAACCACACACCACCAGCAAGCGCTGCTGCCATCCCCACTGCAACAGCAGAATCACACGCCATGGCAACAAGCCTCAAACGCCTCGGCTTCACATTCGTCGGCCCAATCACCTGCTACGCCCTGATGCAAGCAATCGGCATCGTAAATGATCGCATCATTGGGGCAAGCCCGCTCCAGCACCCCCACTAGATGAGAAAGCTACAATAAAAGCCATGACTTTTCCCCCACACAACGATCCCAACGACCCTAAAATTGCGGTCGTGACCGGCGCATCTTCCGGCATCGGCGAAGCAACCGCCCGCGCATTGGCAGCAGACGGTTGGACAGTAATCGTCGCCGCACGCCGCACAGAGCCACTCGAAGCACTCGCTGAAGAAATCAACGGCATTGCCATTCCCCTTGATGTCACCAACGAAGAATCAGTAGCCAACTTCGCTCAACAAATACCCATCTGCCACCTGCTCGTCAACAACGCCGGTGGTGCCAAAGGTCTTGATCCCATCGCGGAAACAAGCATTGAAGATTGGGAATGGATGTACGACACCAATGTGCTCGGCACCCTCCGTGTAACCAAAGCGCTCCTTAATGCACTGACCGAAACCCAAGGGCATATCATCAATATGTCCTCCGTCGCAGGCATCACAGCCTATGCTGGTGGTGCCGGATACAATGCCGCAAAATTTGGTGTCACCGCCATGAACAAAGTCATGCGCATCGAATTTGTTGAACGTAATCTCCGCGTCACAGAACTCAACCCCGGGCGAGTGAAAACCGACTTCTCCCTCGTCCGCTTTAAAGGCGACCAAGCCAAAGCGGATGCAGTCTATGCCGATAAACTCAACCTCAGCGCCGAAGATATTGCCGAAACAATCCGCTGGGTCGCACAACTACCCCCACACATGAACATCGACCGCATGGTGATCACCCCACGCGACCAAGTCATCTAAACCATGACCCTTGCCGCCTTCGGGGCGCTTGCGGCAGTCTGGGCCGCAGCCATCGCACTACCTGGCCCAGATGTCTTCCAAATCATCCGCATCGCCAGCAAAAACACCCGCGCCGGGGTGTACTGTGCACTCGGAATCATGCTGGGAAACACCCTCTGGATTGCCAGCTCACTTGCCGGACTCGCCACTGTTTTTGCGGCCTTCCCAGCACTGATGCTCATCATCTGAGATCCTCGGCGGGCTTTATCTTGCACGCATCGGAGTGCTCTCCTTCTTCTCTGTAATTCGTAACGCCACAACCACAACCTTGCCGATCCAACAGTCAACGCGGAGGCGACGTCGACACGCATGAATGCGCACACCGCATGTGTCACCGGGATACTGACTAACCTCTCCAACCCCAAAGCAGTCATATTTTTCGCCTCTGTGTTTGCGCACTTCATCGACCCCGATCTATCACTGAGTTGGGCGCTGGCGATGGCACTGTTTCTCATCATCACAGGCATCATCTGGTTTGTAGGTGTAGCCCTTTTCGTGCGTACCATCGCCACAACCTTGCTACGCAACACCGCACTCATTGACATCATCGCAGGAAGTATCCTTCTCATACTGTCCAGCATGATGCTCATTGAAGGAAGCTATGCAGCATTTCGCACGATTTCACTACACTAGGGGGCCACACAACCCCTCACTAGGCAAGGAGCATACCCATGCTGGTCACCACAACCCACCAAATCGAAGGCCGTCAGATCACCGACTACATCCAGATCGTTGCCGGTGAAACCATCCTCGGCGTCAACGTCTTCAAAGACATCGCCGCAGGTTTGCGCAACATCGTTGGCGGACGCAGCCAATCCTATGAAAAAGAACTCGTGCAAGCACGCGAAATGGCGCTGGCCGAAATGAAAGAACACGCCCTGAAACTCGGTGCCGACGCAGTAGTTGGTGTGGATATCGCCTACCAAAACATCGGCACTGAAGGCAGCATGCTCATGGTAGGGGCAAGCGGTACAGCAGTACGCTTGGCTTAAAGTAGACTACTAAACCATGCAACCAGTGGACGTCGCGATTCGCGATACGGAAATTAAGCTCGGCCAGTTCATCAAACTCGCCAGCCTCGTCGAAACCGGCGGCGCGGCTAAAGAAGTAATCGCAAACGGTGAAGTCACCGTCAACGGTGAGGTAGACACCCGCCGCGGCAAAACTTTGCGCGGGGGCGAAATCGTGTGCGTAGGAAACCTCTGCGCGCGCGTGGTTGTCGGCGCGGCGGAAGAAGACTACTTCGACGAAGCAACCGCCAACGATGATTTCGACCCCGAACAATGGAGGAATGTGTAATGCCCGCATTTCAAGCAGAACCAGGCATGCCGTACTGGATCGACCTGACCACCTCCGACCTGCGGAAATCCACCCATTTTTATTCTGAAATTTTAGGGTGGGACATTGAGGAGCTCGACGATGGCTACCGCCTTGCCCGTCTTCAAGGCCTGCCCGTGGCAGGGTTCGTTCCGCGCCCCGAGGAATCCCAACAGCCAGACACATGGGTCACCTACTTCCAAGCTGACGATATTCACGCTGAGTGTGCCCAGGTAGAACAACTCGGCGGGCGCATTCTGGTTCCCCCCACACAGGTGCACCTTGGCTTTATGGCCGTGGTTGTTGATACCGCGGGCGCCATGTTTGGTCTGATCCAGCCAGCAGGGGAAGACTCGTTCATCGCTGCCGGTGAACCAGGCACCCCTGTGTGGCACGAACTGACTGCCACCACCTGTTATGAGCAGGCGATCGAGTTCTACCCGAAGCTTTTTGAATGGGCTACCGCCACCAGTGCGGATGAACTGTACACCACCGCGCTGGTGGAAGGTGCAGCATTTGCTGGTATTTACAATGCTCAGGGGCAATTCCCGCCCTCAGTGCCAAGTTTTTGGCAAACCTTCTTAGGCGTTGGGGATGTGGATGGGATTATGGACCGTGTTGAGCAGCTCGGTGGCGAAATTATCCGCCTACCATTCGATTCCGGTTTTGGCCGCATGGCCATCATTGCCGACTCCACCGGCGCAACAGTGACACTGTGCAATGCGCCCGAACCGGTGGAAGAAGGCCGCGAATCTGATCCTTTGGAAGGGATCGATCTTAGCGATTTCACCCTTTAGCCTGACGCTAAAGCCGATAGGCACCTTCCCATGTTACTTCGATGGGGAAGGTGCCATCTTGTGTTTGGCGAGGTGAAAAACGGGTCCAGTCTTTCTTCGGATCAGAGTAGGCGCGAAGACTAGCTGCAATCCGCTGCACCATGTGCTCGACTATCGCGCTTAAGGAGGAAGTGGGGGCAGAACCCGATACTACGAGAGTCCAGGTTGTCCCCGGCAGGGGAACGAATGCTTGGTGGCTGTAGTGCATCCGATCCGGGTGCGCAGGATCGTTGCCTAAGTAGGAACGTGAGAGCGCAACAAAATAGCCTCCCGCATCGGTGAGTTTCACCTTCGGATCGAAGGCTTCCAGTTGCTGCTGTGTGGAACTGACGCTGGCGTACATAGGGAAAGAATCAACCCAGCGCAGCACGACAAAGCCTGTTTGAAACTCGTCTTTGTCCCACTGGGGGAGCACCATGGCCATGAGCACGCGCAGGTTCTGGGCTTGGGTGATTGTTTCTTCCAAGTGGCGCAGCACTAAGGTGCGTTGCTGTTCCTCCATTGTGGTGTGCGCGAGGGAGGCATTGGCCAGTGTTGCGGTGGATTCAAGAGCAAGGTCGGGGTGGGTTTCAAGGAGATGCCATGAGCTGGGTAGATGGACGGTCCATGTGAAGTCGGGGCGAGGTGCCTCGGGATGGAATTCGGGCAAGGCTGCGGAAAGAGGTGTGGTGGACCTGTGTTTGCGCACGGTTGGGGTAGCACCGTTTGAAATTCCCATCCCACTCCCGAAATTCTATCCAGCCGAGTTCCACGCGCTAAGTTGATGGACTGTGTGCTGTGGTGGTCAGCCTCGGCGATTTTTCACGACAGTATTCATGGTAAGTCGGTAGGTTAACAAAAGTGAGGGGATTAGCCGAAAAAATTCCCTAAATTATGCTGAGTAATTTGCCCCCATGAAAGGGGGTTTACTGGGGTGTTTTCTGGGATTTAGAGAGGCGTTAATCTGGGCAAAAATTGTGAAAAATATTTGAAACTAACACCTTTTCTTAAAATAGTGTTAAAGCAGTTGGAGGATGGTGGCTGTTCCAATCGTTGCCACAATCCCCACCGCGCCGAGGATGACGGAGCCGAGAAAAAGCTTCACTGTCCGCGGCTTGGTGAGGGGTTCTACCTGCCCAAACCGGAGTGCTTTGAGGAGCAGTTCGGTGCGCAGCTTATCGGCTTGAATAATGGCCCGCTGATCCCGCTGCCCAGGGGGGTGCGGTGGGGTGCGCTGATCGTCGGGGGTCGGCATCATTGTCCTCTTTCTTAGAATCTGATCCCGGGGATTTCGGGAAGTGGGGGCAGTGGAGGCAGTTGGGGTAGCGGAATAAACGGCCCACCCGGTGGTGGCGGCGGCGGAGGAGGTGGCGGCGGTGGCGGCGGTGGCGGCGCTGCCGGTGCCGGGGTGAGGGTGACGGTGTGCCGCAGACTGGGCTCAGGCGGTGGTGGCTCTTCGCTGCTTGTCGGTGGTGGGGGTGGGAAGTAGCTTTCGGGAAGTTCGGGTACTTGTCCTAGTGGTGGGATGTGTTGGTTCAGTGTTTCTGGTTTGGCGTAGCCTGGTGCCCCGCACCCGTAGAGTGTGCTTAAGGTGAGCGGGAGGGTGATCAGCGCAATGAGCGCAAGGGGGGTGTGTGTTCGTGTCATCGGGATAGCTCCTGGGCGCGGGCATGAATTTTCTTGACGACGTCGGGGCTGGGGGCGATGAGTTTGATGGCGCGATCCCATCCTTCGGGGGTGGAGAGGTTTCCTTGGGAGCAGAGGATTCGTGCGGTGGTTAAAGCGGCGTCGTCGATGTCGTAGGGGTTGGGTGTGTGGTTGGGTTCGGTGGATTCGGCGAATTGTTCCCAGCGTGAGGGCATGATTTGCATTGGTCCGATGGCGATATCGTTGATGGGGTTTCCGTCGCTTGCGCCCCCGTCGGTGTCGGGGACGATGGGTTTATCGGGTCCCATGTTGTCGAGTCCGCGGAGTTTGATGGAGGTCAGGCCGTCTTCGGTGATTTCTGTGTTGTGGGCTCTTGCGTGGTTGGAGTAGATTTCGCCGATGGCGGCGAGGGTGGGCCAGCCGATGGTGCATTGGCTGTCGTCTTTTACTTTCCATGCTGCGTAGGCGTAGGCCTTGAGGGCGCGTTCGGGAATGTTGTAGGGTTTTGCCCGGTCGTGTGCCCAGTCGGCGAGTTGGTCGACGCGTTGGTGTGGTTGCGGTATCGCTGGTTCGAGGCGGTCTGCGCAGCCGGTGAGTGTGGCGCAGAGGCACAGGAGCGCGAGGGTTCGATAGCGGGTGTTCATGGGTGGCACGGTTGGGGGGTGGTTGATGGGCTAGGGGTCTTGAGGGGGCTGTGGGTACTGGGGCTGTGGGGTGGGTGTTTTCATGGTGGGGTTTGGGTGTTATTTTAATCGGCTGAGTGCCGGTGCCACGAGTTGAAGTCTTCTGCCACGATGGCGGCGAGTTCGAGGTAGGCGCGTCGGGTGGAGCGGTGGATGCGGTCGAGTTCGATGGCGGAGCCTTCGGCGAGGTGTTGGTCGTAGGGGATGACGTGGACGGCGCGGGTGAGGGAGCGGAAGTAGCGGATGAGTTCGTCGATGTCGATGGTGGCGCGTCCGGGTGCGGCGGAGGAGATGACAACC contains these protein-coding regions:
- a CDS encoding DNA-3-methyladenine glycosylase I — translated: MTKTHQITTAQTPELTAAGLVYCEDGLIRPTWAATDSLLKDYYDHEWGKPVTDEHGVFERLCLEGMQAGLSWKTILNKREAFRDAFCHFDPEKIAAFGEAELNALMDNREILRNRRKLTAIITNARATLALRGSEHKNLNTHIWSFAPTNHTPPASAAAIPTATAESHAMATSLKRLGFTFVGPITCYALMQAIGIVNDRIIGASPLQHPH
- a CDS encoding SDR family oxidoreductase, yielding MTFPPHNDPNDPKIAVVTGASSGIGEATARALAADGWTVIVAARRTEPLEALAEEINGIAIPLDVTNEESVANFAQQIPICHLLVNNAGGAKGLDPIAETSIEDWEWMYDTNVLGTLRVTKALLNALTETQGHIINMSSVAGITAYAGGAGYNAAKFGVTAMNKVMRIEFVERNLRVTELNPGRVKTDFSLVRFKGDQAKADAVYADKLNLSAEDIAETIRWVAQLPPHMNIDRMVITPRDQVI
- a CDS encoding YbjQ family protein, with amino-acid sequence MLVTTTHQIEGRQITDYIQIVAGETILGVNVFKDIAAGLRNIVGGRSQSYEKELVQAREMALAEMKEHALKLGADAVVGVDIAYQNIGTEGSMLMVGASGTAVRLA
- a CDS encoding RNA-binding S4 domain-containing protein, whose protein sequence is MQPVDVAIRDTEIKLGQFIKLASLVETGGAAKEVIANGEVTVNGEVDTRRGKTLRGGEIVCVGNLCARVVVGAAEEDYFDEATANDDFDPEQWRNV
- a CDS encoding VOC family protein, which translates into the protein MPAFQAEPGMPYWIDLTTSDLRKSTHFYSEILGWDIEELDDGYRLARLQGLPVAGFVPRPEESQQPDTWVTYFQADDIHAECAQVEQLGGRILVPPTQVHLGFMAVVVDTAGAMFGLIQPAGEDSFIAAGEPGTPVWHELTATTCYEQAIEFYPKLFEWATATSADELYTTALVEGAAFAGIYNAQGQFPPSVPSFWQTFLGVGDVDGIMDRVEQLGGEIIRLPFDSGFGRMAIIADSTGATVTLCNAPEPVEEGRESDPLEGIDLSDFTL